One Poecile atricapillus isolate bPoeAtr1 chromosome 31, bPoeAtr1.hap1, whole genome shotgun sequence genomic window carries:
- the B9D2 gene encoding B9 domain-containing protein 2, with amino-acid sequence MAELHLFGEIEGASGFSERRLFCKWGLHAGGAWTLLAGAGAGQTQVDDPQVDDVAHWGHPLDMHLATKGLQGWPKLLLEVWHVDSWGRHGLAGYGVCAVPSAPGSHLLTCVTWSPRGSPGQRLLGPGAPRLLRPEAAASAGERFRLRTESAGTVQLRLGVLPRHLHRFGVALG; translated from the exons atggcGGAGCTGCACCTCTTCGGGGAGATCGAGGGCGCCTCCGGCTTCTCCGAGCGCCGCCTCTTCTGCAAGTGGGGGCTGCACGCGG GCGGGGCCTGGACGCTGCtggccggggcgggggcggggcaGACGCAGGTGGATGACCCTCAGGTGGACGATGTGGCccattggggacaccccctgGACATGCACCTGGCCACCAAGGGCCTGCAGG ggtggccgaagctgctgctggaggtgtgGCACGTGGACAGTTGGGGTCGCCATGGCCTGGCGGGTTACGGGGTGTGCGCGGTGCCGAGCGCTCCCGGCTCTCACCTGCTCACCTGCGTCACCTGGAGCCCGCGGGGCTCCCCTGGGCAGCGCCTGCTGGGCCCGGGGGCGCCGCGGCTGCTCCGGCCCGAGGCGGCCGCCAGCGCCGGGGAGCGGTTCCGCCTGCGCACCGAGAGCGCCGGTACCGTCCAGCTGAGACTGGGGGTGCTGCCCCGGCACCTGCACCGCTTCGGGGTGGcgctggggtga